In Oryza sativa Japonica Group chromosome 3, ASM3414082v1, one DNA window encodes the following:
- the LOC4331745 gene encoding receptor homology region, transmembrane domain- and RING domain-containing protein 1 isoform X2, with protein MNRRRTMLLLICLCATFCLMTQLGAANVVLMGTNLTLSFDDVEASFAPGVKGSGFEGVVYTAEPLDACSPLTSKAEKGPPSPFALIIRGGCTFDEKVKNAQDAGFKAAIVYDNENSGVLISMAGSSGGIHIYAVFISKASGEVLKKFSGHTDVEVWILPAFENSAWSIMAISFISLLAMSAVLATCFFVRRHHIRRDRPRIPEAREFHGMSSQLVKAMPSLIFTKVQEDNCTSSMCAICLEDYNVGEKLRVLPCRHKFHAACVDLWLTTWRTFCPVCKRDASTGIPDPPASETTPLLSSAVRLPSQSSSFRSSVAASPPRPISRRPSSQSISRIYAASGTPNSPNPIRSFTNSTAMSISRSNVDLSNMSSRPRASHLASAHSLVGSHLSPPINISYYLGSSSQHRSYLRRCGESGPSLSTMAPQSPQQSQLRHGGESDLNLAGASSGQSFRQSYLRHCADSEVNLAGASSGQSFRQSYLRHCADSDASLSAMASAQSLPGC; from the exons ATGAATCGAAGAAGAACAATGCTATTGCTTATCTGTCTCTGTGCAACATTTTGCCTCATGACTCAGTTAGGAGCTGCAAATGTAGTGCTGATGGGGACAAATCTGACTTTGTCGTTTGATGATGTTGAGGCAAGTTTTG CTCCAGGAGTGAAAGGTTCAGGTTTTGAAGGCGTTGTTTATACTGCTGAACCTTTGGACGCCTGCAGTCCGTTAACAAGTAAAGCAGAAAAGGGTCCACCATCTCCATTTGCACTGATCATAAGAGGCGGGTGCACATTTGATGAAAAAGTAAAAAATGCACAGGATGCTGGATTCAAAGCTGCAATAGTATACGACAATGAAAATAGCGGGGTTCTGATTTCAA TGGCTGGAAGCTCAGGTGGTATTCACATTTATGCGGTGTTCATCTCGAAGGCCTCAGGGGAGGTGTTGAAGAAATTTTCAGGCCATACTGATGTAGAGGTGTGGATACTACCTGCGTTTGAGAACTCAGCCTGGTCAATCATGGCAATTTCATTCATATCTCTGCTTGCCATGTCTGCGGTTCTAGCTACTTGTTTCTTTGTGAGAAGACATCATATAAGGCGGGACCGGCCTAGAATTCCAGAAGCCCGAGAATTCCATGGAATGAGCAGTCAATTAGTCAAGGCAATGCCAAGCCTTATCTTCACGAAGGTGCAAGAGGACAACTGCACATCATCAATGTGTGCCATTTGCTTGGAAGACTACAATGTCGGAGAAAAATTAAGAGTGTTGCCTTGCCGTCACA AGTTCCATGCAGCTTGTGTGGACCTTTGGCTCACAACTTGGAGAACTTTTTGCCCTGTATGCAAACGTGATGCAAGTACTGGAATACCAGATCCTCCAGCCTCAGAGACTACACCATTGCTTTCTTCTGCAGTTCGTTTGCCTTCTCAGTCATCTTCGTTCCGGTCAAGCGTGGCAGCATCGCCTCCAAGACCAATAAGTCGACGACCTTCATCACAGTCCATATCTCGGATTTATGCTGCTTCTGGTACCCCCAACTCTCCTAACCCCATAAGGTCTTTCACAAACTCAACTGCCATGAGCATAAGTAGAAGCAATGTGGACTTATCAAACATGTCTTCCCGCCCTCGCGCCTCACACCTCGCCTCCGCACATTCTTTGGTTGGCAGTCACTTGTCTCCACCAATCAATATAAG CTACTATCTCGGTTCATCCAGCCAGCATCGGTCATACCTAAGGCGCTGTGGGGAATCAGGGCCTAGCTTGTCTACCATGGCCCCTCAGTCGCCGCAACAGTCCCAGTTACGTCATGGCGGCGAATCCGACTTAAATCTAGCAGGAGCATCCTCAGGCCAGTCTTTCCGGCAATCCTACCTGAGACACTGTGCTGATTCAGAGGTAAATCTAGCAGGAGCATCCTCAGGCCAGTCTTTCCGGCAATCCTATCTGAGACACTGTGCTGATTCAGATGCAAGCTTATCTGCCATGGCATCAGCTCAATCCTTGCCAGGATGCTGA
- the LOC4331745 gene encoding receptor homology region, transmembrane domain- and RING domain-containing protein 1 isoform 1 precursor (isoform 1 precursor is encoded by transcript variant 1) yields the protein MNRRRTMLLLICLCATFCLMTQLGAANVVLMGTNLTLSFDDVEASFAPGVKGSGFEGVVYTAEPLDACSPLTSKAEKGPPSPFALIIRGGCTFDEKVKNAQDAGFKAAIVYDNENSGVLISMAGSSGGIHIYAVFISKASGEVLKKFSGHTDVEVWILPAFENSAWSIMAISFISLLAMSAVLATCFFVRRHHIRRDRPRIPEAREFHGMSSQLVKAMPSLIFTKVQEDNCTSSMCAICLEDYNVGEKLRVLPCRHKFHAACVDLWLTTWRTFCPVCKRDASTGIPDPPASETTPLLSSAVRLPSQSSSFRSSVAASPPRPISRRPSSQSISRIYAASGTPNSPNPIRSFTNSTAMSISRSNVDLSNMSSRPRASHLASAHSLVGSHLSPPINIRYASPHMSHSGYASPSPHVSSSYVSNSGYGSSSYYLGSSSQHRSYLRRCGESGPSLSTMAPQSPQQSQLRHGGESDLNLAGASSGQSFRQSYLRHCADSEVNLAGASSGQSFRQSYLRHCADSDASLSAMASAQSLPGC from the exons ATGAATCGAAGAAGAACAATGCTATTGCTTATCTGTCTCTGTGCAACATTTTGCCTCATGACTCAGTTAGGAGCTGCAAATGTAGTGCTGATGGGGACAAATCTGACTTTGTCGTTTGATGATGTTGAGGCAAGTTTTG CTCCAGGAGTGAAAGGTTCAGGTTTTGAAGGCGTTGTTTATACTGCTGAACCTTTGGACGCCTGCAGTCCGTTAACAAGTAAAGCAGAAAAGGGTCCACCATCTCCATTTGCACTGATCATAAGAGGCGGGTGCACATTTGATGAAAAAGTAAAAAATGCACAGGATGCTGGATTCAAAGCTGCAATAGTATACGACAATGAAAATAGCGGGGTTCTGATTTCAA TGGCTGGAAGCTCAGGTGGTATTCACATTTATGCGGTGTTCATCTCGAAGGCCTCAGGGGAGGTGTTGAAGAAATTTTCAGGCCATACTGATGTAGAGGTGTGGATACTACCTGCGTTTGAGAACTCAGCCTGGTCAATCATGGCAATTTCATTCATATCTCTGCTTGCCATGTCTGCGGTTCTAGCTACTTGTTTCTTTGTGAGAAGACATCATATAAGGCGGGACCGGCCTAGAATTCCAGAAGCCCGAGAATTCCATGGAATGAGCAGTCAATTAGTCAAGGCAATGCCAAGCCTTATCTTCACGAAGGTGCAAGAGGACAACTGCACATCATCAATGTGTGCCATTTGCTTGGAAGACTACAATGTCGGAGAAAAATTAAGAGTGTTGCCTTGCCGTCACA AGTTCCATGCAGCTTGTGTGGACCTTTGGCTCACAACTTGGAGAACTTTTTGCCCTGTATGCAAACGTGATGCAAGTACTGGAATACCAGATCCTCCAGCCTCAGAGACTACACCATTGCTTTCTTCTGCAGTTCGTTTGCCTTCTCAGTCATCTTCGTTCCGGTCAAGCGTGGCAGCATCGCCTCCAAGACCAATAAGTCGACGACCTTCATCACAGTCCATATCTCGGATTTATGCTGCTTCTGGTACCCCCAACTCTCCTAACCCCATAAGGTCTTTCACAAACTCAACTGCCATGAGCATAAGTAGAAGCAATGTGGACTTATCAAACATGTCTTCCCGCCCTCGCGCCTCACACCTCGCCTCCGCACATTCTTTGGTTGGCAGTCACTTGTCTCCACCAATCAATATAAGGTACGCATCGCCGCATATGTCCCACTCTGGCTATGCATCACCTAGTCCACATGTTAGCTCATCCTATGTCTCCAACTCTGGGTATGGATCTTCAAGCTACTATCTCGGTTCATCCAGCCAGCATCGGTCATACCTAAGGCGCTGTGGGGAATCAGGGCCTAGCTTGTCTACCATGGCCCCTCAGTCGCCGCAACAGTCCCAGTTACGTCATGGCGGCGAATCCGACTTAAATCTAGCAGGAGCATCCTCAGGCCAGTCTTTCCGGCAATCCTACCTGAGACACTGTGCTGATTCAGAGGTAAATCTAGCAGGAGCATCCTCAGGCCAGTCTTTCCGGCAATCCTATCTGAGACACTGTGCTGATTCAGATGCAAGCTTATCTGCCATGGCATCAGCTCAATCCTTGCCAGGATGCTGA
- the LOC4331744 gene encoding uncharacterized protein — translation MRSRVALETLAEEPGGGEEEAARRKSSGLQAALHRVARRLLSGAGEDARPAADLRVLLSVLACPLSPVPILPRLPRHVASSAQYIIEQFRATTGCGKIEGAVKSMYAAGRVRLAMLQDPAGGGAGGGGGGGRGHEGSFVMWQLAPSMWIVEMAVAGQHVAAGSDGRVAWRRTPWVGAHAARGGSRPLRRALQGLDPVTIAAIFSTAEHAGEKLVDGEDCFVLRLDVGPSVLSSWSDGTAEVIRHGLTGFFSQRSGLLVRLEDSQLTRIQSPGAAAMYWETTISSSLADYRAVDGGGGVHVAHSGRSTAHLARFGVGVRAARVVTRMEESWTIDDVAFNVPGLGPDAFIPPEEVRRSRFYDAMAAGK, via the exons ATGAGATCGAGGGTGGCGCTGGAGACGTTGGCGGaggagccgggcggcggcgaggaggaggcggcgcggcggaagtCGTCGGGGCTGCAGGCGGCGCTGCACCGGGTGGCGCGCCGCTTGCTCTCCGGCGCCGGGGAAGACGCCCGCCCCGCCGCTGACCTCCGCGTGCTGCTCTCCGTCCTCGCCTGCCCGCTCTCCCCCGTGCCCATCCtcccccgcctcccccgccaT GTGGCGTCGTCGGCGCAGTACATCATAGAGCAGTTCAGGGCGACGACGGGGTGCGGCAAGATAGAGGGCGCGGTGAAGAGCATGTACGCGGCGGGGAGGGTGCGGCTGGCGATGCTGCAGgatccggccggcggcggcgccggcggtggcggcggcggcgggagggggcaCGAGGGGAGCTTCGTGATGTGGCAGCTGGCGCCCAGCATGTGGAtcgtggagatggcggtggccgGGCAGCACGTCGCCGCGGGGAGCGACGGACGCGTCGCCTGGCGCCGCACGCCGTGGGTCGGCGCCCACGCCGCCCGCGGCGGCTCAcgcccgctccgccgcgccctccAG GGGTTGGATCCGGTGACGATCGCGGCGATCTTCTCGACGGCGGAGCACGCCGGCGAGAAGCTGGTGGACGGCGAGGACTGCTTCGTGCTGCGGCTGGACGTGGGGCCGTCGGTGCTGTCGAGCTGGAGCGACGGCACGGCGGAGGTGATCCGGCACGGCCTGACGGGGTTCTTCAGCCAGCGGAGCGGCCTCCTCGTCCGCCTCGAGGACTCGCAGCTCACGCGGATCCAgtcccccggcgccgccgccatgtacTGGGAGaccaccatctcctccagccTCGCCGACTaccgcgccgtcgacggcggcggcggcgtccacgtCGCGCACTCCGGCCGCTCCACGGCGCACCTCGCCCGCTTCGGCGTCGGCGTTCGCGCCGCCCGCGTCGTGACGCGGATGGAGGAGTCGTGGACCATCGACGACGTGGCGTTCAACGTGCCCGGGCTCGGCCCCGACGCCTTCATCCCGCCCGAGGAGGTCAGGAGGAGCCGCTTCTacgacgccatggccgccggcaaGTGA